TAATAAAAATTTCCCTCTCGGGGGAAATTTTTTTTATCTTTTTTGCTTCGTTTACCACAGCGTAAAGTAAAATTTGGTGTTGTTGAATTAAATTTATCTATGTCACGCCCTGTATTGTATTGTGCGATCACGAATCATGGTTTTGGTCACTGTGTGCGCATGGCTTCGGTTGCCGCTGCGGTACAAAAGATGAATCCCGAAATTTTGTTGGTAATGGTGACAACAGCACCCCGTTGGCTTTTGGAGTCATACATTGATGGGGATTTTATTTATCGTCCTCGGGCGTTTGATATTGGGGTAATTCAGCACGATAGTATTCAGATGGATTTAGGGGCAACCCTTGCCAAGATGAGTGATTTTCGCCATCGTCAGGAGCAAATTGTGGCAGGGGAGGTAGAATTTATTAATCTTAATCGGGTGTCTCTTATTTTTGCGGATATTCCTGCTATGGTGACAGAAGTTGCTCATCGGGCAGGGATTCCCTGTTGGATGATGAGTAATTTTGGTTGGGATTTTATTTATCGTCCTTGGGGTGATGATTTTAGATCTTTGGTATCATGGTTGGAATCTTGTTATGGTAAGTGCGATCGTCTCTTTCGCCTTCCCATGCACGAAGAAATGAATAGTTTTAAGAATAAAAAAGATGTAGGATTAACAGGGGGTAATCCTCGTTATCAAGCATCAGAATTAAGAAACAAATTTGAGATAGAGAAGCCAAAAGAAAAAACCATTTTACTAACCTTTGGAGGACTGGGGTTAAACTCTATTCCCTATCACAATTTAAATTTATTTCCTGATCATCAGTTTATTTCTTTTGATCACAATGCCCCTGAATTACCTAATTTATTAAAAATTACAGATACCTATTTTCGTCCAGTGGACTTTATGCCCCTATGTGGCAAAATCATCTCTAAACCGGGTTACAGTACCTTTGCAGAAGCAATGCGCTTGGATGTACCATTAATCGTTTTAGACCGTCAAGGATTCGCCGAGACACCTTTATTAATGGAAGGTTTAAAGGAATATAGTTATCATAAAATTATTAATAACAAACAGTTTTTTGAGTCTGAATGGAACTTTTTAAAAGAGGAACTTAATTCACCTTGTAGCTCCAATAAATTAGATAAAAATGGTACTGAAATTATAGCAGAACAAATTATTAATCAGTTAAAAAAATAAGACTATAAATAGTATTATTTATCAATGTATATTTTAAAAGAATGTGTAAAAAAATATATTATTATTATGATATTTTCTATTTAAAAAGAGTTATAATAAAACTATCAATACTCCTACTAAACAGAGGTGGAAAATGAAATCCTTAAGAGTTTTATTACTGTCTGTGATTCCGCTTCTAACCATTAATGCTTCGGTAAAAGCAGAGGTGGCAGAAATTCGTAATCCCTCATGGCAACTTGTACCTAACTCCATAGGTGCAGAAGTATATGTAAATACCAATGGCTTAATAAGAAATGGTAATCTTGTAACTTACGATATTATTAACGATGATGCTAGTTATACAAGACTTCAAGCCAATTGTACA
The sequence above is a segment of the Cyanobacterium stanieri PCC 7202 genome. Coding sequences within it:
- a CDS encoding hypothetical protein (InterPro IPR018073~KEGG: cyh:Cyan8802_2956 hypothetical protein~SPTR: Putative uncharacterized protein), whose product is MSRPVLYCAITNHGFGHCVRMASVAAAVQKMNPEILLVMVTTAPRWLLESYIDGDFIYRPRAFDIGVIQHDSIQMDLGATLAKMSDFRHRQEQIVAGEVEFINLNRVSLIFADIPAMVTEVAHRAGIPCWMMSNFGWDFIYRPWGDDFRSLVSWLESCYGKCDRLFRLPMHEEMNSFKNKKDVGLTGGNPRYQASELRNKFEIEKPKEKTILLTFGGLGLNSIPYHNLNLFPDHQFISFDHNAPELPNLLKITDTYFRPVDFMPLCGKIISKPGYSTFAEAMRLDVPLIVLDRQGFAETPLLMEGLKEYSYHKIINNKQFFESEWNFLKEELNSPCSSNKLDKNGTEIIAEQIINQLKK
- a CDS encoding hypothetical protein (KEGG: mru:mru_2049 adhesin-like protein~SPTR: Putative uncharacterized protein), producing the protein MKSLRVLLLSVIPLLTINASVKAEVAEIRNPSWQLVPNSIGAEVYVNTNGLIRNGNLVTYDIINDDASYTRLQANCTTNQYRSLRQGDFVSASRVSFVSTNSPWNRASKSLDYSLINFVCSR